From the Clostridium sp. Marseille-P299 genome, the window TCATTATTAATGCAAAAGATCCTCGTATGATCTAGGGAGTAACTGATTGCATTTATTAATAGATTTTGTATCACTCGATACATAAATGCACTATCTGCCAGGAATTTAGTTTCTTCCGTTGATAAAATCAGTCGGATATCTTTATTTTTCTCACGAATAAGATTCTCTACATCCGCAACGATTTGTTCTATTAAGCGATTTCCAACGATAGTTTCTATGTTTAAATCAACATTTCCACTAGATGTCTTAGCTTGTTCAAACAAACTAAGGATCATTTCCTTTAACTTGTCAGCCTTACGCGATAACACATCTACATAATCAGTTAATACAGGAGGAGAGACATTGGTAATAAGATCAACCTTCATCTTTTCACTTTTTACCCTCTCCTCAGCTGCATTTTGCATAACAGAAGTCATATTTACTAATACATCTTCATAACGATAGAATTCTTCCTCATTCGTAAATAGATTTTCTACCTTTTCATTTCCCTTGTCTATTTGTTCTATCATCTTACTTAACTTAACGAGATTTTTTTTGATACATTGACCCTCATATAATAATTGAATAATGTTGTAAGTTCATAAACGAAAGGTATTATTATTAATAGTACCATTAGAATATGGGTCATCCTATAGCTTCTTAAATCCGCATAGAATGTTCTATATCTTCCATCGAAACTGACATTTAAAATAGCCAAAACCATTACATAATAAATTATAATAACTATTTGTTGCGTTTTTACATACTTGTTTAATCGCAAGCAATAATCCTTATAATCTTTTTCTCTAAATTGTTTGTCAAATAATAAATACCGATAATTAATAATAAATACCAACATCAGTTTAACTACTAACATAAGCAATGTTGTTTTAATACTACTATATTCATACTTCTTATGGAACTAAAAAATAGAACTTATAATATCGGACCTGAAGAATATTGTTATGATGTAGATATGATTTATCAAGGATATGCGAATGAAGCTCAAATGGCCGAACCTTATGAAGTCGCATATAACAGAGATAAATTAATTGATTGTGGGGCAAATGAGGAAGTAGCACAAGAAATAGCAAAGACAATCGAATATATGGGAAAGGATAAATGATTATATGTGTATAAATTTTACAATCAAACGGTAAAAAATTAAAATAGATAATGTAGGCAAATTAAATTGTTAAAGAGAGGAGTTTTTAATGAGTAAAAAATATTTAATAGGCATAATTATAATTTGCTGTGGGTTCGGTGTAATTAGTTGTTCAAAACAGAAAACAAATGAAGTTACACCAACACAAAGCACTACAAATGAGATTACACCAAGTATTATCATAACAGAGGCGCAAGAGCCAACATTGGCGGTAACCGTAATTCCAACAGCAGAAGCAACATCAATAGCTAATAATGATTTCGAAATATTTTTTCAAGGATTTTTACCAGTTGAGCAAGATAAAGAAAGTGATTACATGATGATTAATGATTATATAATCACTAATGAAAAAGATTGGACTGCTTGGAGTGAGAAATATAATTTATCTAAATATCCATATTATTTAGAAGATTTTAACTGGGATAATGATTGTTTAGTAGTAAATGCTTATTCTGGAGCAAAACCTTTTAGAAATACAATGGGTAGAATTAAAAGCATTTCGTTTGAAAATAATACAGTTAACGTAGAATATGATGAAACTCAACCAGATGTGTATATCTTTAATACACAAGAACTTAGAAATATTGGTTTATATGTTATTAAAGTTAAGAAGCCAAATAATTTGTCTTCTTTAGATCCAAGTTATTTCACATATAAAAATTATAACGATATTGAATAGTAATTAAAATAAGCATGAAGTGTCTTATATAGACATCTTCATGCTTATATATTGTTAATTTGCGGGATCAGAAGTTGTTGTAGAACTTATATCTATCTTGCTGAAATAATGTCCTGCAATAGTTGCAGGAATGTCTAATGCTAATTGCCAAGCAGTAGCATAAGATACATCACTTTGAGAAGGATTTGGAGCTGCCCCATCAATTGGGTTACTACTATAAGTTGTTTTGAAAACCCAATATCTTTGACCCCAATTGAGATTATCCTTTATTTGATCAGCAGTTTGAAAATATAAGCATACTGGGATAAAATTACTTCTTGTTTAAATAATCCAACTAATTTTTTTGGTGTATAAAATTTAACAAAAAAATAAAAGTAAATACTACTGATAATATTCAGTAGTATTTTACTTTTATTTTTTTTCTAATATTGACTTAATTTGGTTGCTATCTGGAAATTTATATTCATCTACTAAATATGGTATGAATAACATGCATGCATTTCTATAAATCATGCCTTCATACATTTTTAACTTATCTGCTGTTCCAATTCCATAACTATGTTTTTCTGGACTCTCTTGTAATAAATAATTATCTAACATTTCAGCTAGTAATAATGGTTTTATATTTTCAAAACTAATATTTATTTCATTTGTGAATTTATTATATCTAGCAATATCTTCTTCATATACACATTTCTTTCGTATTATAGAAATAATATTGTCGTATATATTCTTCCAAATTTTTAAATATTCTTCTTGATAAGTTCTTATCTCAATTTCAGATAAATTTGCATTTATAATTTTCATTGAGAAATATTCATCAACAGGATTAGTCATAAAATAATAATGAGAGTAATCTTTATTGATCTCTACTTTTTCTAAATTAGTTTTAATATTATTAGAATTTAGAAACTTGTCTTTTAAAATATAAAATATTAGAATCAAGTTAATAAGTAATGAAACAACTATAATAATTTTATTTATATTTTTTTTTATATCTACCACTCCCTCCATTTTGATTATAACATATTTTACCAATTCGTCAAAAATTTTATATATTAAGTTGTGAATTTTTCAAAGTTGAGCTTTTACTCTAGCCACAAGTTCAGAAGTATTATATGGTTTTGTTACATAATCATCTGCGCCTATGGAAAGTCCTGAAACTTTATCACTCTCTTCTGATTTTGCTGATAAAATGATGACTGGAATTTTCAAACTATGCCTAATTTTCATCAATGCAGAGATTCCATTCATTTTTGGAATCATAATATCTAAAAGAATAAGATCCACTGGCTGATTATTTAATAATTCTAATGCCTCTATACCGTCAAAAGCTTGGTATATTTCATACCCCTCATATTCCAAAAGCTTCGTAATGGAGAACACAATTTCTTTGTTATCATCTACCTCCAAAATTTTTTGTTTTGCTTCACTACTAATCACCGTCTACCCTCCCCTCGCTTTTATATAGGTCATAAACCAATTATATAGGTTACTCTATAAAATTCTTTGGATATAAGTCTTACAAATTTCTTAAATCTTATCAAATACCTTTTCCATTGTTGATAGTTGGACCAGATTAGATCTATATAATATAAAAGCCTTAGAAATACCGATATAATCAATATTTCTAAGGCCATTTTAATAATATAACTCTAAAGTTTGACTGCGCTAACTTTTTCTAATAACATTTTTCACGATTAACTTCATTATCAGAACCCCTTCGAGCTCCTTCTTCATATTGCTCTCTAGTTAGTTCATAATATACGCTGGATTGTAAAATCCCTAATTGATCTTTCCACGAATTATAATTCACAGATACTTTAGTAAATCCTATTTTTTCGTATACATGCTGTGCTCTAATATTCTTTAAATTCGTATCAAGAATAATCTTTTTAATACGTACCTTATTATTAATATTCGTATCCTCAAAAAGAAAATCTATTAGCATATGTATTAATTTTGTTCCCAATCCTTTGTTTTGATATTCTATTTCACATATCTTAATACCGATTTCCGCAAACTCTTGACCAATCCCAAAGAATATTTCACCTATTCTTTTATCTTCCATTTCGATAATGCATTGTTGTGATAGTCTTAAATCATTATTTCTGATTTGTTCTTTCGTTTGCTCAATGGATTGATTTAATCCATTTGGAAATCCTGCATGGGCCATTACTGTTCCATCATTCCACCATTTCGTAAGAATGCTAGCATCTTCTAACGTTGCGCTACGTATTAACAAACTATCTTTTATATTTTCAATTCTAACTCTTTGCTCACTCACTTAGTGACCTCCATAAAATTATTGGAGGATTATTTTCCCTGAACCCTCCTTACAGGTTTGGTTGTATTAGACATATTGTTCATAATTTATATCCCATCCTTTCTATTATATTTATTAACACGTATAAAGCAGTTGCTATATTGTGTAATAATTTCATTCTAAATATTACCATTTGATTATACTAAATATAGATAATCATTTCAACATGCTCTATCCTTTTAATGTAAATAACTCATACTTGTAACTCTAATCAGTAAGATACTTAATTATATAAGAGTGATAAATATGTACTTATTCTAATTTCTGATTTCCTGTATTTATCCATTAAGAAAATCTAATTTGTCTAATAAAAGCTACCGCAATAAACGGTAGCTTTTATCATATCTTTATATAACTTTTTCATTTGGCTTCATACTCATTCCCCTTTTCTAAATTATCGTTTTTAAATCAGCTGCGCTTCTGATAAACTAACTATAAAATAGGAAAAATTAGTAAAATAGATAAAGAATGAGTTTAGTCAAGGTTACCTATCATCTATACTATAGTATATAAAACCACAATGTGGAACTACACAAACAAGCATTAATTGAACATGTTAAGTTACAAATAATTAAAATATATTTATCTAATTCTAACTAACTTTATAATAAAAAATATGATTGATCCAAACATCAATGTCAAAAATACAGGAAGAAATAAAACTGGTAATGATTTTGCCTGTGAAGAATTTATTGTTAAGTACACAAAAACGGCTACCATTATTAATTTCATTGTACTTAACATATTTTTTAATACTCGATAAACTCGTTCCTTATTTTCTTCTGTCACTGTAACACCTGTATTCCAAACCTGAGGAAATTTTTCTAATACGGTCATTCCTAAGTACATCAGCCAGCTAACGATAGGAAGCACTAGTAATTCTTTTTTGCTTCCAATCCTATCAATTTCGCCCGTAGCATTATAATGACCTGGAATTTTATCTGGTATACTATTCCAATTTAAAAATAGGTAAATCAAAACTCCGATCAGTAAAATTAAACATATAATTTCTACTAAAATTTCATACTTATTCTTTTTTAATTTCAATTTAGATATCCCTCACATTCAATTCCTATTTTAATGTCTGTGCAATCTACATTATTATACTATAACCCGTAGCCAATAAACTGGCACATGTAGGACATGTCTTATAGCGTTCTTTTTATTTAGTTATATTATTATACATATACTTTTGAGTCCATGGACAGTTGACTAAACATTTTAAACAGCCAACGCAGTGGTATACATCAACTAGAAGATCTCTATTCATACCTTGTTCCCATGTAGTTCCATGGATAGCACTGGTGGGACATATATCCTTGCAAACAGTGCAATCCCCACATTTAGGCATTATCATTGGTTTGTCTTCAATTGGAAGCGGTGCGTTTGTTAAAACAGTACACATACAAAACGCACTTCCATATTCCGGTGTAACTAACAAATTACTTTTCCCAATCCAACCTAGTCCAGCCAATATAGCAATTTTTTTATGCGGAAGAGTAGTAGTTTTTGTTGTTCCATCATAAAATCCATTTATTAGATTTCGATCCGATTGCGCTCTGGCTCTGTATCCTTTTGCTATGATAAAATTAGCCAACCATTCTGCAATTTCACCAGCAAGGTACTCCTTTTCCCTAAACTCGGAATGATCAATAATATTTTCTTTAGATTGTTGTAGGATGTAATAAGGGCTTAGTACTATTCCTATCAAAATTGCAACGTTGTAACCACTATTTTCTTTTACAGGAAGCTTCGATATATCAATTACTTTCATAAAATTAATGCCGCGAGTTTTTAACTCTGAAATTATTTCGCTAATCATATGTAGTCCCCCAGACCGAATTAGCCATTATTTATTTTATAACTACATTTAAATGATATAATCCAATTTATATATTTATCAACCTCAAACACTTTTCATAACGGAAGCTGCTCCATCCAATTATACTTTTTTTATTATAGCAAATCAATTTACGATGGAAAAAAGTGTATAATCTACACCTTTATAAAGTGTAAATTGCTCTACGCAAACATGATTTTTAGAAATAAAAAACAGAAAAGCTTGATAGATATACATGGTTCTATTTAAAATTCTCTTTTGGGATAATTGAGATATATGTAAAACTATAAAAAGGCATATAAATTGTTTTTATGTTCCACATTTTTCTGAATTCACTAAAAAGAACTTTTCGGTTATAAACACCATTATCATTAGCAATATTGCTTAATTTTTCTATCGATTCAGCAAGATAAAATCCTTCTTTGTCAAATCCTGTCACTGGGACAAAATGCCTTGCCTTTGCTGTTGGAGTTGAATGTATAAATACTATAACAGGGATCCCCTTTTCTAATTCCGCCTTTAAGCTATTCATATTTCCTTTATAATATTTCGTTTTGAATCCATATCTTTTAAACACTTTTCTTATACCTAAAGGAGTAATGCTTCCATCATGTAATTTACATGGAAAATCTTTGTATAAAGTATTACCATCTGCATTTATATTAAAATATCTTAAAATGTATGCTGTTGCAAAGGCAGCACACGAATTACCACTTTGAAAATCAATATGGTTTTCAAAATCTAATATATATCTATCTGAATAACTATTATTTTTTTTAAAGTGATATATTGGTACTGACATTAATATAGCATCTATGAAAAAAATCCATAAGGCTACGCATATTACCTTATTTAGAATATTTAATATAAGTATGTACATTCTTACCTCCCTACAAAATAAATTAATCCATTTATATATTTCCTTATCTAGAAAGCTATCTGATACTGGTTGTATCTAATAAAGGTATACTGCTTCGTATATCTTATTTACATTGTCCATACACAATTTTCATCCCCTTTGTTTGTCTTTTTTCTAACTTGATGTTTCATGCTTTATGACAAAGTAATTCTATTGAATATAATAATTTCTCTTTACACTATATTTTACCATATTGTGCCATAAAGTGAAATTTATTTCATTTATTGTATACCCGTTCTTAAATGTGCTCTTCCTGCACTTCTTTAATTATGTGTACGCCAATTTCTATAATATTAATTAATATTATAATTGAAAGAAAATCATTGATGCACACACTGGGATGAAGAAGCATAGACAGCCATTCAAAGGATGAAAGAAAAGGTAGATATATTTAGTGGAGAAAATTTTAAGAGTATGGGAGTCCTTATAGTAAAATATTGCCAGAACAGTAACCTATTGGCTTAGTAAGTATTGACAATCCAATACGGAACAAGAAAATCTTAACCTTATAAATGAAGCTGTTAGAAAGAACACAAAATAGTAGTACGCATATGATGTACATATCCGCACAACAAAAAATCCCTTGAAAAATGAAGTGAACCCCTTTTGTTAGACAAAAACAACGGTCTAATGAAAGGGGATATTTTTATGCCATCAGGAAAAAAGATGTATTCCACAGAATTAAAACTTAAAGTGGTACAAAGATATTTAAAAGGCGATGTTTCTATAAAAGATGTTGCCAAAGAATTCAATGTTGATAAAAGTGATGTTAGAAAATGGAGAGATGCATACATACAAAATGATATTGAAGGTTTGTACACAACTCATGGAAGTTATACTGGAGATTTTAAAATATCTGTCGTAGAATATATTCATAATACAGGAGCATCTATACGTCAAGCTGCAGCCTATTTTAACATCCCTTCGCCACCAACGATATCAAAATGGGAACATATTTATTTTGAACAAGGCAAAGAAGCTCTGTATATCGATAATCGAGGAAGGGCTAATAAAATGAAGAATACCATGAAGAAAGAATCGCAAAAGAAAAATGTACAAGAAAACGAAGACTTATTAACTGAAGTGCAAAGACTGCGTATGGAGAATGCTTACTTAAAAAAATTGAATGCCTTAATTCACGCACGGGAAAAATCCGGGAAGAAGACAAAGTAGCTGTCATTACCGAATTAAGGCAAGAATTTAAAATGACAGCATTACTTAAATATGTTGGTATGTCAAGAAGTACTTACTACTATTATGTAAAAAAATTAAACAAGCCCGATAAATATGAGCGTATAAAAGAAGAGATCACCGCCATTTATCATGAGAACCAGGGAAGATATGGATACCGCAGAATTACTATGGAACTCCATAATCGTGGATATAAAATCAATCATAAAACTGTTCAAAGGCTGATGAAAACTTTACAATTAAAATGCATGGTTAGGATTAAGAAATATCGCTCTTACAGGGGTGAAATAGGAAATATTGCTCCGAATCTTATTCAACGAGATTTCACAGCAACAAAGCCGAATCAAAAATGGACAACTGATATCACTGAATTTTCTTTGTTTGGAACAAAACTTTATCTTTCTCCAATTTTAGATATGTATAATAGCGAGATAATTAGCTACAGTATAAGCGAACGACCTGTTCTTAGTCAGGTAATGGATATGTTGGACAAAGCTTTTAAAAAGTTATCTGATAGCACAAATTTGGTATTTCATAGTGATCAAGGCTGGCAGTACCAACATAGATCATACCAGATGCGCTTGAAAGAAAAAGGTATTCAGCAAAGTATGTCCAGAAAAGGAAATTGCCTAGATAACTCTCTCATGGAAAACTTCTTTGGGCTCTTGAAATCAGAATTAATGTATTTAAGAACATTTGAATCTATAGAAGAGTTTAAAAAAGAACTTAGAAATTACATAGATTATTATAATAACAAACGAATTAAGAGTAAACTAAAAGGAATGAGCCCTGTAGAGTACAGAACTCATTCCATGAAAGTAGCGTAATAAATATTTGTCTAACTTTTTGGGGTCAGATCAAAATCAAGGGATTTCGTTAGCACGAGACGGGATTCAAACCATAATCCTATCCTACAAATACTGAAAAGAAAGGGGGTTCACCCACTTCTGATTTATGTGCACTTAATAGTGCACATATTTTTATGTACAATTTCCATTTAATATTTCTAAATTTGAATACCAAATGAAAATTACACAATAAATCATTTTTCTTTAAGTTCCATGTAAATTGATGTGGTTTCATCTTCGTCAAGCAAATATTCAGGCATTGGTTTACGCTCAAATCCTAATCTCTCATACAAAGCAATAGCTCTACTGTTAATCGAATTAGGGTCTACCCAAACCTTTTCTGCGCCATTTTTAAATGCCTCCTCGATTGCAAAAGAAAGCGCTTTAGTCGCTATTCCTTTACCTCTCGCAAACTTAAATAATTTGATATCCAACGCAGCACTATTACTATGCTCATTATCAATCTTAAAAAAAGTCTCTCCACAATACACAGCATCTTCGAAGATGGAATAATGGTTTACCATTGGTCTGGTAGATAAAATCCAATCGTACCAATCGTTCATTCTTTCTTCTGTTTCGTGTAGTCCATCTGGAAATCCTACAAATCTCATAACATCTCCATCTGCCCATAATTTTTTTACATTAGATATCTCACTTCTGCTTGTCTCTTTAATAGTAATCATAAAATATAAATATTCCTCTCAATTATTTAGAGGTTATTTATTGTGGAACCTCCCACCACAAATAATTATCTTTCTCATGATATCATTCTCCTTTCTAGTTAATCATATATGTCTACGTAAATGCGGTAGACACCATTTTCTAATTTATTATATACTTTAATTATAATATCATATTGACCAAAACAAGACAAAAAAAATTACCAAATATTGTGTACACCTTTCATAAAAGTGTATTTACTATACTGTCTAAGATTGTGTATACATTTCTTTAAATAAAAATCCATGAAATTCAACTGCTCACTCCTACATGTAAATGACACTCAAATAATACGTAAAGAAATATCCATATAGTATAAAGAAAAAGAAAGCCTAAATCAAACAATAAAAGAAAAGGATGAATTAATTCTTAACCAATACTCATTCCAACCTCAATGCCACAATAAAAGACAGGAGCCATATAAATTTATAGCTCCTGCCCCTGAATAACCTTATTGAGGCTCAACAGGAATCCAGATTTCACCTCTCGTATTATCTGCTTTGCCGTAATACATTTCGAAATTGATATCTCCCACCAGATTATAACCTGATGTTGGAAGCCATTCTGCATAGATTCGTCGCCACATATTTTGCATCTCACAGTCATCCACTGAAAATATAGCCCATGTCATAGCCGGAACATGTAGTATGGTAAATCGTTCCGGAATATCCATAGCTTCTGGTACATGCTGACATATCATATACTTAAAGGTGGTCTTCGTGTGGTCATACAGTGCTGCATGGAGCATAGTATCAGGTTCTTCTCCCAATAAGTTATTCATTTCGTCAACCGAACCATCATCGTCACACTGCTTACAGAACATTGGTACTTCCTCAAATGCTTTCTCCATATCGGAACTTATTTCGCCATAAACACCGAACATTTCAAATGCACTTTTTGTTTCAATCTTACATGTCATTTTTTGCACTCCTTTAATCTGAATTTGAAAAGTCAAAGGAGGATATATCTGAAACTTCACGCCGTCCTTCCGAACAATTGTTGGTGTGAAACCATGTTGCCTTTCAAATGCTCTTGTGAAGCTATCTGCGCTGTTATATCCGTATTTTACAGCAACATCAATTACCTTATCTCCTCTTTGCAGGTCCACTACCGCAACTGACATTTTGCGTTTCCTTATATACTCTGAAAGTGGCATATCTGTAAGGTAATTGAATATACGTTGAAAATGATATGACGAATATGATGTTACATTTGCTACAGATGACAATGCTTCTGCATCAGTCAGGTTCAACTCAATATACCCAATTGCACGGTTAAGTTGTTCAATGAGATTCATCTTATGCTCCCCCTTTGATCCAATGATATCAGAAATGAAATGCAATTATCCGACTTTTCAAATAATCATTTATCGTATTTTTATCTTAAATTCTTTATGACAACAACTTTTGTTTGACTAAATATTCAGCGTTGTAAATTTATCTTATTATACTTTTGCCGAAATAGCAAATCAATAAATGGTAAAAATTGCTCGTAACAGAGAAAAGAAACATCAATCATTGGTTCATCAGGTGGAAATGAAATTAAAGTCAAAAATGGCAATCGTTCATTCGAAATATGATAACCAGAGGGCAGAACGTGCACTATTAAAAGAAAAGCGGAAAAAGGATGCAAAAGCAATGCTAAGTTATCAGGAACGTATTACCATCCATAAGATTTATACTTGAAGTACCTTTCAGGATTTTCAGAAGCATGCTTGTTACTTTGTCAAATGGTGTAAGGAACGCTACGGCTGCACTCATAGAATTCTGCAAGGCAACCGGATTACGAAAGAAAGACTGTTAAAAGGGATGAGCAACATTGGCGTAAGTATTGCAGAGAAGCAGGAGTACCGTTTAAGAGTAGTCATTGCATCCGAAGAACCTTTGCCAGCAGGTTGTATGCAGAGGGCATGCCTTTAGAGGAAATCAGTGTGTATGTGGGTCATGAAGATACTGATACAACGAAAGGCTATATCTACAATTACAATGAAATCAAAAAGAATCGTGCCTATATGGACAAGGCATTATAGCAGTTCCCGTACGTAAAAGGATGTTGCACACATCCTGCACACATGTTTTTCAAGCAACAAAAAATCGCTAACCCTTGATTTATAAGGATTAGCGATTTTTTTCAATTAAGCACGAGACGGGATTCGAACCCGCGACCCTCGCCTTGGCAAGGCGATACTCCACCACTGAGCCACTCGTGCGTATTTAGTTGTTGTTGCATCTCACAGGTATTAATATACCATAGAACATTTCTTATGTCAACACTTATTCTTTATTTTCTTTATATTTTTTCACGAAATTCATGTTTTTTTAGTTTTTAAGTATAATTTATCCTATTATCTACAAAATAAGATACTCTCTGTAATTATTTAGAAACAACATGAACTAATATAAAGAAAGTAGAATCTCTTTTTGTAAGAACTTATCTATATGCTTACGAATATTCACTAGATACAAAAAATTGCTCTATAGCTATAAAGAATATTCTCTAAATACAAAAGAATGTTCTCCAGTTAAGTACAAAAAATTGTACAAAAAAGAGATTCCCTTTCTTAACAATATCACAATATCACCATTTCACTACTCAAACTGCGAGTAATATAACTGGCTATAAAGGCCTTTTTGCTTCATTAACTCTTTATGATTTCCTTGCTCAACAATATTACCATCCTTAACAACTAAGATATGATCCGCACTCTTAATCGTTGAAAGTCTATGAGCAATAACAAAACAAGTTTTATTCTTCATCAGATTTCTCATCGCTTGCTGAATCTGAATTTCTGTCCGAGTATCTACATTTGAAGTAGCTTCATCAAGAATTAACATCTTAGCATCAAGTAGCATAGCTCTTGCAATCGTCAATAACTGTTTTTGGCCTTTCGATAAATTCGTACCATCATCGGTCAATATTGTATCATAGCCCTTTGGCAAACGCTTAATATAAGAGTGTATTTTCGCTGCTTTCGCTGCTTCTATTACATCCTCCATCGTAGCATTGTCATTTCCATATGCAATATTTTCAAAAATAGTACCTTGAAATAACCAAGTATCTTGAAGAACCATTGCGTAAGCTTTTCGTAAACTCTTTCTAGTCGTGCTACTGATTTCTTGGTTGTCTACCTCAATACTACCACCATTTACATCATAAAATCGCATCAATAAATTAATAATTGTCGTTTTTCCAGCTCCCGTAGGCCCAACAATAGCAATCATACTTCCAGCAGGTGCATGTAATGTTAAGTCTTTTAATATTATTTTATCAGCAGTATAACCAAAGGATACATTTTTTACATCTACCGTTCCATTTACATCAGTAAGTTCCTTAGCATCTGCCTTATCTGATACTTCCGCTAATTCATCCATTAACTGAAATATTCTCTCTGCTGCCGATAAAGACGCCTGAAATTCACCCATAATATTTGCAGATTCATTAATTGGTCCAGAAAACTTTCTTGAATATAACACAAATGAAGATATACTACCAAGTGTCATATTTCCAAACAAATAATTAATCGCACCAAATACACTGATTAATGTTAATGATAAATTATTCATAAAGTTTACAGAAGGCCCCACCATTGCTCCATAATAATCCGCGCGGTAATATGCATTAACAGCTTCTTTGTTCTTTTCCTTAAACTTCTGAATCGTATTTTCTTCTTGATGATATGCCTTTAAAGTTTTTTGACCTGAAATTAACTCTTCAACCATACCATTTAACTCACCTAGCGCTTTGGATCTTTTACGAAACATTGGTCTTGTTAAACTTGTTATCTTCCTTGTTAAAACTATCGTTATTGGAATTGTAACGACAAAAACAAGTACTAACTTGGTTGAGATCATTAACATAGAAACAAAGGATACTATAACCGTAATCACACTTGAACAAATGGTTACTAGGTCTGAAGTAAGTGTCGAATTTAATGTATCAATATCATACGAAATTTTACTTATAATATCTCCTGTTTGATGTGTATCAAAATATCCAACTGGAAGCGTTAATATATGTTCAAATAAATC encodes:
- a CDS encoding AraC family transcriptional regulator; amino-acid sequence: MNLIEQLNRAIGYIELNLTDAEALSSVANVTSYSSYHFQRIFNYLTDMPLSEYIRKRKMSVAVVDLQRGDKVIDVAVKYGYNSADSFTRAFERQHGFTPTIVRKDGVKFQIYPPLTFQIQIKGVQKMTCKIETKSAFEMFGVYGEISSDMEKAFEEVPMFCKQCDDDGSVDEMNNLLGEEPDTMLHAALYDHTKTTFKYMICQHVPEAMDIPERFTILHVPAMTWAIFSVDDCEMQNMWRRIYAEWLPTSGYNLVGDINFEMYYGKADNTRGEIWIPVEPQ
- a CDS encoding ABC transporter ATP-binding protein, translating into MTKRKKMHTFKRILSYLFQYKALMAIAIILSIASNSFALIGPSLSGSAIDNIGIGQGDVNFQKVFYYCKLMILFYIVSAVFTYILSLIMLEISKRISYRLRKDLFEHILTLPVGYFDTHQTGDIISKISYDIDTLNSTLTSDLVTICSSVITVIVSFVSMLMISTKLVLVFVVTIPITIVLTRKITSLTRPMFRKRSKALGELNGMVEELISGQKTLKAYHQEENTIQKFKEKNKEAVNAYYRADYYGAMVGPSVNFMNNLSLTLISVFGAINYLFGNMTLGSISSFVLYSRKFSGPINESANIMGEFQASLSAAERIFQLMDELAEVSDKADAKELTDVNGTVDVKNVSFGYTADKIILKDLTLHAPAGSMIAIVGPTGAGKTTIINLLMRFYDVNGGSIEVDNQEISSTTRKSLRKAYAMVLQDTWLFQGTIFENIAYGNDNATMEDVIEAAKAAKIHSYIKRLPKGYDTILTDDGTNLSKGQKQLLTIARAMLLDAKMLILDEATSNVDTRTEIQIQQAMRNLMKNKTCFVIAHRLSTIKSADHILVVKDGNIVEQGNHKELMKQKGLYSQLYYSQFE